In the Planctomicrobium piriforme genome, TACTCCTGTACCGCCACCTGTTTCCCGTCGAGCGCGACGTGCAATCGTTCCAGTTCCCCGGCGACATCCTGCCAGGTGTTCGGTTCAGGCGCCTTGACGTCGACTCGCACCTTGAGTCGTGACAGGGCCGCGACCGGTTTCGGACCTCGGGCGACAACGATGACGTTCGCCAGAGCGGCGATGGCGTTTTGATCGCGTCCCTGCGTGGCGAGCGCTGCGAAGAGAGCTTCCGCCCCGACGCCGGTCATGAACACCATGATCTGGATCTGCCCCGTCAGCAGTCGCTCGGCAAATTCGAAGGCAGGTGCGTTGTCCGATAATCGGATCTCGCGCATCGAGGGGGCGATCGTCGGTACGCCGCCCGATTTCTCGATGAGCCGCGACATTTCTTCCTGTCGTCGACTCTCGAACGAACAGACCCGAAGTGCGGACGGGTTCACGGAAGCAGCAGTTTTGGCGTTCATGCCTGCATCATACCGATGGCTGAGCGGTGAGCCATGTGGGCAGCCTCAACGAAAAAACCCTTCCGCCAAGGGGGCGAAAGGGTGGGGGAGGATTCATTTGTATCGAAGCAGCGTCGACTTCAAAAACAGCCACACGAGTCCAGAAGGGCAATCGACTTGCTGAAATCTGTATTGAGCTGACTGCTGACCGCTGAAAACTGACAGCTTTTGTGAAGCAGAAAACGACAAAAGCGAGTGAAGATGACTGGGGGCGTGGGCGCTCGCCCGGAAACAACCCAACGAGGGCAGCTCCGGCCACACCCCCAGTCATACATCACTCGCTCTTGCCATGAACACTATTGGCAATCGTCATGCCAGTTGCCGCAACGAAGAGCAGGTTCTCTGCAAGACGTTGAAAGATCGCGATTTGCGAAGAGAAAAAAGTTTTAGGCTCACGGAAGGGCGTATTTGAGTTGCCGAGAGATCAGGCAACTTGCCCTGCGGCTGCGCGCTCGCGCGACATCTGCCGGTTGGCGACGACTTTTTTCGAGAAACAGCCGAGACGGAATAACCGCTACGGCTTCACGTCGTCCACTTCCATCCCGAGTTGACGCATTTTCCGATATAGATTGGAACGGTGCAGGCCGAGGAACTCGGCGGCGTCGCTCATGTTCCCCTGCATCCGCTTCACAGCCCGTTTGATGTACTCGCTCTGGAAGCTGGACGTTGCTTCCATCAGACCCACCCCGTCGGCCAGGTCGTCAAAATCGCTCCGCTTTGGGCTCAGGATGAAGGCCAGGTCGTCCACTTCCACCCGGGCTCCCTGTGCCAGAAACGCGATTCGCTCCATCAGGTTGCGAAGTTCGCGGACGTTGCCGGGCCACTGATGCATCTGCAACCGCTTCTCGGCGTCAGGGGAGAACGTCAGCAGTTTGCGATTCGCGTCGCGGCAGAAGCGTTCCAGAAAGAACTTCGAAAGCGGCAGAATATCTTCTGGCCGGTCCCGCAGCGGTGGGATCTCCAGCGTCACCACACTCAGCCGGAAGTACAGATCCTGTCGAAACTTCTTCTCTCGTACCATCTCAGCCAGATGAGCATTGGTCGCGGCCACAACCCGAACATTCACAGGAATGGGCTGCGTTCCACCAACCCGTGTAATGACCTTCTGCTCCAGAACTCGCAGCAGCTTGGCCTGTCCGCCAAGGGTCATGTCGCCGATTTCGTCGAGGAACAACGTCCCCCCCTCGGCGAGCTCGAATTTTCCGATATGCATCGCATGGGCGTCGGTGAACGCCCCTTTTTCGTGCCCGAAGAGTTCACTTTCAAGGAGCGTTTCGGTGAGTGCCGCGCAGTTGACGGCTACAAATGGGCGCTGTGCCCGCGAGCCCTGGTGATGCAGCGCCGTCGCGGCAACTTCTTTTCCGGTCCCGCTTTCACCCAGGATCAGCACCGGGAGGTCGGTCATGGCCAGACGGTCGATGGTCCCTCGTAGCGCGGCCATCGCCGGACTTTCGCCGATGATGTTCGACCGCCGTTTCATCTGCTCCGAAAGCTGCGAATTGTTGCGGACGAGGTTTTCGAGTTCTCTGGTATTGGTCACGGCCGTGGCGACGGCGATGGCAAAGTCTTCGAGCGCGCCGAGATCTTCGGCGGAGAAATCTCCGCTCCGCTTGTTAATGAGTTCGAATGCTCCCAGGCATTCGTCATTCGCGTCAAACAGCGGCACGCAGAGCAGGTTGCGAGTCTTGTAGCCGGATTTCTTGTCGACCCCCTGATCGAAACGCGGGTCTGCATAGACGTCGTCCACGATCACGGGCTTGCGGCTGTGAATGACGTCGCCGACGAGTCCTTTATTGTCAGGCAGAAACAGTCGCCCCCCCTCGACTCCCAAGGCGGGACAGGCGACAAGCTGCCGCTGCTCCCGGTCCCAGATGAAGATGCTGGCACGGTCTGATCCGAGCAGCCGGGCTGCGTCGGTCGCGATGTGTTCCAGCAAACGCTGGGTTTCCGTTTCGCCTGCAAATTTTCGGGCGAGTTTCATTGTCGCCTTGAGCCGGTCCACCTGACGATGTGCCGCGTGCAGCACACCCAATTGATCCAGCCGCCGCCCCAGGACTCGGGCAATTGCTAAGGCGTCAGCCAATTGATCGGCCGCCAGCCGGGCACCGGAGAGCAACAGCATGTGCTGGTCACGCGAGCCGGTTGGAGTGAGGATCGTTCCGCCAGTGGGTCGTCCTCGTTGATAGACTGCCGCTTCCCGGTCGATGCAGCTATCGAGTTGAGAACTCGGTAACGGGCCATCCCAATCCCCACGGGCGGCGACAATTTTCCAGTCGCCGGAACGGACCGCGAGCAGACAGTTCGAGACGCCGAACTCGGCGGCGATGTCGACGATGATCGCCGCGAGATCGTCACTTTGGAGAATGCGTTCACATAAGCGGACGAGCGAAGCGGTGGGAGAGTTGCGTTGAAGCCAGGGAACTTCGCTCCAGGACATCCACCGCGCCTCGTCCATGACGACACCCCGACTCTGTATTCGATTGAGAAGAACCACTTTTGATGGCGCAGACCGCCAGCGGCCATTCTTTGTTTTCAACTGCCGTGCCGTCAAGCAGATGACAAAGATCTGTCCGAAAAGATTCAGAATTCCTTTCGACGGCGCTGCCCGACGAGTCGCGAGGCACAGGCGACGGCCGCTGTCTCAATTCTCAAGACAAACGGCGAAAACGAAATCGCTTTGGCCTCCCAGCAGTGAAGCAGATTCCTTTCGTCAGGCGTGAGTCCCCCTTCCGGTCCAATCACGGCGACAATCTGCCGCGGGGGGCCGCTTGAAGGAGATTTATCAGCGATGGCGTCATCTGCATCTGCTTCTCCCCAAAGCAGTTGAGTCGCACCTTCCGGGAAGTGGGATCTCAGTGTTTCCAGCGGGCACAAATCATCAATTTGCAGCAGGGTATCCCGTCGGCACTGCTTACAGGCGGCCACGACGGTCTGTTCCAGCTTGTGGAATTTGTGCTCGCTCGGCTCGACGACACTGCGGGTTGTTTTCAGGGGAATGAGGCGGTCGATGCCCAGTTCCGTGATCTTTTCGATCATCCACCGGAGTCGATCTCCTTTTGGACAGGCGACCGCGAGTATGAGTTCGGGAGTCTCGTTACTCGTCCTGCGAGGCTCACCTGTGCAGCGGACTGACACATTCCGTTTGCGGACCTCAACCACTTCCGCCAGCACTGACGTTCCGCGTCCGTCGAAAAGTTCAACCTCCTCGCCGGGTTGTGCGCGAAGCACATGCGCCAGATGATGCGCCTCCGGTCCTTCGATCTGGATCACTTCCGTCCAGGGGGTCGGAACATAGAATCGATCAGCCATGCGGAAAATCCAGAGAGTCCAGCGTCCAGTGCAACGGACCATCCAGTTGGTCACGATTGACGGGTGAGGTGCATGCATCGCATTCTAGTGAAACGCAGTCTTGTTCCCTGTCGCATGGCGAAGATTTTGAGATGATGACTGCTCACGAACATTCCGTCGTCGACGGGTGTCACGTTTGTTGCGACAAGCGCGGCGGGTGTGGCGAATTTGGTGACGGAAACCCAGGGATGGCAACATGGTGGTTGAAGGACTGATCGAAACGATGACGCCTGCACCCGAGTTCTCATCCGCCGAGATCGCGCAGTTTCACGAACAAGGGTTCGCGATTGTGCGAAATCTGGGCTCGGCTGAACTCTGCGCTCGCATGACCGCCATCACCGACGACGGACTGCACCGCCGGATTGAACCGCTGGAGCTGGAAACGGAACTGAAGTATCCCGGCGCCCCGGAGTCGGTGGCAGGCGAAGGGGGCGGAACGATCCGTCGGTTGAAGCAGGCTCTCAGTCGCGACATCGTCTTCACCGAATGGCTGCAATATGCCCCGTTGCTGACGAGACTGAAGCAACTGCTGGGTCCGGAGGTGGTCTGCCCATTGGCGCATCACAACTGCATCATGACCAAGGAGCCCCGGTTCAGCAGCGATACCGGCTGGCATCAGGATCTGCGGTACTGGTCATTCGTTCGTCCGGATCTGATCAGCGTCTGGCTGGCGCTGGGGCCGGAGCGTAAGGAAAACGGCTGTCTGCAGGTGATTCCGGGTTCACACCGGATGCCGCTTCCGGCGTCGAGTTTTGACTCCGCACTGTTCTACCGCAGCGATCTCCCGGAGAACGAACCGGTCCTGGCGAAACGCGAACTGGTGGAGCTGAATCCCGGCGACGTGCTGTTCTTCCACGCCAAAACGCTGCACGCGGCGACGCGGAATTTCTCGACGCGAACCAAGTACTCGGTCGTGTTCACGTTTCGAGCGATGGACAATCCGCCGACGCCGAATTCGCGATCGTCGAAGTCGCCAGAGTTGTTGCTCCACTGAGGGGAAAATTCCAAGCACCAAAATTCAAATCTCAAACAAACTTCAAATTCAAATGACCAAAACAGAGGCTGTGTTTGGAGCTTTTGAAATTTGAGATTTGTTTGAAACTTGGTGCTTGTGATTTGGAATTTCTGCAGCGAAAGCGGCTACTTGCCCCGCGCCTTCTTCCGCTTGGGCGTGCGGCGTGGCTTCGACAGGCTCGGCTTGTCGTTGACGTGTTCGAGCAGCCACACGATCAGGCCTTTGGCGAGGTGCATGCGGTTTTCCGCCTGGACGAAGACGATGCTTCGCGGGTCGTCCATCACGGCGTCGTCGACTTCCTGTCCCCGTCGGGCGGGCAGACAGTGCATGAACAACACGTTGGGCCCGGCGACATCGAGCAGCTTGGTCGTCACCTGATAATCGGCGAAGACCTTCGAGCGGTGGTCCTTTTCGCTTTCCTGGCCCATGCTGGCCCAAACGTCGGTGTAGATGACATCGGCCCCGGCGACGGCCTTGGGAGCGCTGTGGAACTGCTCAACTTCAAGATCAGGAAACCGGTCAGCAAGCTGCGCCAGGAATTCGGCCGACAGCTCGTATCCCCGCGGTGCAGCGATGCGGAAGTTGCAGCCCATGTGACCGCAAATGACTGCCAGCGATCGGGCGACGTTATTCCCATCCCCGACATAGACGATGGTTTTGCCGGACACGCTGCCGGAGACTTCCTCGACCGTCATGATGTCGGCCAAAGCCTGACAGGGATGGTAGTCATCCGACAGGGCGTTGATGATCGGGCAGCCGGCATGCTTGCGGAACGTTTCGATCAACTCCTGCGAAAATGTTCGCAGGGTGATGACGTCGGAATAGCCTCCCAGAACCCGGGCGATGTCTTCCTTGGTTTCACGGCCGTCGAAGCCGGCTTCCTTGCTGGTGAGGAAGATGCTTTTACCGCCGAGCTGGCTCATGGCGGCTTCGAAGCTGACGCGCGTGCGGAGCGAAGGTTTCTCGAAAACCTGCGTCAGCACTTTATTTTCACACAGCGAGGGGCGTTTGCCCTTTCTGCTGCGGGCCTTGAGCCGGGCAGAGAGCTTGAGAACGTCGCGAACTTCGTCGCTGGTCAAATCCAGAAGAGTCGTCAAATGCCGCATCGGTCAATATCCGGTTGAAATCGGTCCGGCGGAAAAGCCGGGGGGAGCAGGGAACAAGCGCCGAAGTCACCGGGCCCGTACCTGAAGACCGTGGCTTCAGGTACTCCAGTCGCTTCCGCTGCCTTTAAAGAGTTTGCGCTGCATGCTGGCGTGATACGGAGTCCAGCTCGAACCGGCGTTCGGGTCTGACTCGATCAGCGACAGAAATTCGTTGGTCTTTGCGTCCAGGTTGTCGAGATGATGGAGGGCAATCGCCTCGGGCGTCATCGGCAGTTTTGGGCTGCCGAATTCATAACTTCCATGATGACTGAGAATCAGGTGCTTCAGTCGCATCGCTTTTTCGGATGGAAACGGTCGACCGGTCACCTGTTCGGTGACGCGGATCTTGTCGCTGAGCATTTCGACGCCCATCACGAGATGCCCGATGAGCTGGCCTTCGTCGGTGTAGATGAAGGTGGTGTCGTAGCCAAGTTCGCGGATCTTGCCGAGATCGTGCAGAAAGACGCCGGCCAGCACGAGGTCGTAATCGACCTTGGGGTAGAGATCAGAAAGTCGGACGGCGCCTTCGGCGAGGGTCAGGACATGTTCGAGCAGTCCGCCGTGGTAGGCATGATGCAGCCGCACGCCTGCGGGCGCCTGACGGAGGCCGTCGACAATTTCCGGATCGTCGAAAAAGGCACCCATGAGGGCGCGAAGATCCGGATCTTTAATTGACAGCAGGATTTCCTTCAGCCGCCCGAGTTGGCGTTCCGTGTCGCCGCTGGTCTGGGGGATGAAGTCATCGGCCGACAAGTTGTCTGCCCCGGCGGCATCGATCCGGGTCATGATGATCTGCAGGTTGCCCTGAAAGAGCTGCACCTTGCCGCGGACTTTGACATAGTCGCCTGGGCGCAGATGAGAGACCTGTTGATCTCCGACGTTCCAGAGCAGGCCGGAAACCTGGCCGGTGCGGTCGCGGAGCTGGGTCAGCAGATAGGTGTCGCCGTTGCGGTTTGCGCGCAGCTGTCGATCGGCGAGCAGATAGACCTCTTCAAGGGTCTCGCCGTCCTGCAGCAAGTTGACAAACCGTCGGGTCATGACGCAGGCCTTTGAAATCGCGTCAATGAATTGGGAACGGAGCATAATACAGGCGGCTCCCGGCTGTCTCAACCGACCGGGTTTTGTGAAAAACCATGGCGACTTTGGTGTCCCGACTGATTGAAACGCCCATTTTTCCTCTGTCCGCGGCGGGGGCGGTCGGCGTGCGGACATTCTGTTGGCGGTGCAGGTTCCGGCTGTCACATACGCATGACCTCACGATGGTATGCGTCGGAAAGTGTTTCATGCCAAGGGAATGGCGAAATTTTCGCCACGGCTTTGGCGTTGCTTCCAAGGGGAGGCGTCGTAATCTTTCCGTCATCTGAGCTGGGGGAGTCATCGCTATTTCTGGAACCTGAAACCGGAGTTCCTCCCTGCTCCAAGGAGTATTCTGATGCCGCTGTCTTCGGGCCAATGCCGTCCCCGTCGGGGATTTACGTTGATCGAACTCCTGGTCGTGATCGCGATTATCGCGATTTTGATCGCTCTGCTGCTGCCGGGGGTGCAGCAGGCGCGCGAGGCCGCGCGGCGGTCGCAGTGCAAAAACAACCTCAAGCAGATCGGGTTGGCAATCCACAATTACCTGGATGCGTTTGGCGTGCTGCCACCCAGCTTTTGCCTGAACCCGACCAGAACCAACAAT is a window encoding:
- a CDS encoding phytanoyl-CoA dioxygenase family protein, with translation MVVEGLIETMTPAPEFSSAEIAQFHEQGFAIVRNLGSAELCARMTAITDDGLHRRIEPLELETELKYPGAPESVAGEGGGTIRRLKQALSRDIVFTEWLQYAPLLTRLKQLLGPEVVCPLAHHNCIMTKEPRFSSDTGWHQDLRYWSFVRPDLISVWLALGPERKENGCLQVIPGSHRMPLPASSFDSALFYRSDLPENEPVLAKRELVELNPGDVLFFHAKTLHAATRNFSTRTKYSVVFTFRAMDNPPTPNSRSSKSPELLLH
- a CDS encoding sigma-54-dependent Fis family transcriptional regulator — its product is MDEARWMSWSEVPWLQRNSPTASLVRLCERILQSDDLAAIIVDIAAEFGVSNCLLAVRSGDWKIVAARGDWDGPLPSSQLDSCIDREAAVYQRGRPTGGTILTPTGSRDQHMLLLSGARLAADQLADALAIARVLGRRLDQLGVLHAAHRQVDRLKATMKLARKFAGETETQRLLEHIATDAARLLGSDRASIFIWDREQRQLVACPALGVEGGRLFLPDNKGLVGDVIHSRKPVIVDDVYADPRFDQGVDKKSGYKTRNLLCVPLFDANDECLGAFELINKRSGDFSAEDLGALEDFAIAVATAVTNTRELENLVRNNSQLSEQMKRRSNIIGESPAMAALRGTIDRLAMTDLPVLILGESGTGKEVAATALHHQGSRAQRPFVAVNCAALTETLLESELFGHEKGAFTDAHAMHIGKFELAEGGTLFLDEIGDMTLGGQAKLLRVLEQKVITRVGGTQPIPVNVRVVAATNAHLAEMVREKKFRQDLYFRLSVVTLEIPPLRDRPEDILPLSKFFLERFCRDANRKLLTFSPDAEKRLQMHQWPGNVRELRNLMERIAFLAQGARVEVDDLAFILSPKRSDFDDLADGVGLMEATSSFQSEYIKRAVKRMQGNMSDAAEFLGLHRSNLYRKMRQLGMEVDDVKP
- a CDS encoding 3'-5' exoribonuclease YhaM family protein, whose translation is MTRRFVNLLQDGETLEEVYLLADRQLRANRNGDTYLLTQLRDRTGQVSGLLWNVGDQQVSHLRPGDYVKVRGKVQLFQGNLQIIMTRIDAAGADNLSADDFIPQTSGDTERQLGRLKEILLSIKDPDLRALMGAFFDDPEIVDGLRQAPAGVRLHHAYHGGLLEHVLTLAEGAVRLSDLYPKVDYDLVLAGVFLHDLGKIRELGYDTTFIYTDEGQLIGHLVMGVEMLSDKIRVTEQVTGRPFPSEKAMRLKHLILSHHGSYEFGSPKLPMTPEAIALHHLDNLDAKTNEFLSLIESDPNAGSSWTPYHASMQRKLFKGSGSDWST
- the argF gene encoding ornithine carbamoyltransferase, which gives rise to MRHLTTLLDLTSDEVRDVLKLSARLKARSRKGKRPSLCENKVLTQVFEKPSLRTRVSFEAAMSQLGGKSIFLTSKEAGFDGRETKEDIARVLGGYSDVITLRTFSQELIETFRKHAGCPIINALSDDYHPCQALADIMTVEEVSGSVSGKTIVYVGDGNNVARSLAVICGHMGCNFRIAAPRGYELSAEFLAQLADRFPDLEVEQFHSAPKAVAGADVIYTDVWASMGQESEKDHRSKVFADYQVTTKLLDVAGPNVLFMHCLPARRGQEVDDAVMDDPRSIVFVQAENRMHLAKGLIVWLLEHVNDKPSLSKPRRTPKRKKARGK
- a CDS encoding uroporphyrinogen-III synthase translates to MNAKTAASVNPSALRVCSFESRRQEEMSRLIEKSGGVPTIAPSMREIRLSDNAPAFEFAERLLTGQIQIMVFMTGVGAEALFAALATQGRDQNAIAALANVIVVARGPKPVAALSRLKVRVDVKAPEPNTWQDVAGELERLHVALDGKQVAVQEYGEPSREFYAWLQQQGAEVIPVPVYKWALPENLGPLEEAIRTTIAGGFDILLWTSAQQVNHVVEVAARMRLDEQWLAAAKQCVIGSIGPTAAERLLQFGLSADLEPSHPKMAHLIRETIAAAPAILNKKRLD
- a CDS encoding RsmE family RNA methyltransferase, whose amino-acid sequence is MADRFYVPTPWTEVIQIEGPEAHHLAHVLRAQPGEEVELFDGRGTSVLAEVVEVRKRNVSVRCTGEPRRTSNETPELILAVACPKGDRLRWMIEKITELGIDRLIPLKTTRSVVEPSEHKFHKLEQTVVAACKQCRRDTLLQIDDLCPLETLRSHFPEGATQLLWGEADADDAIADKSPSSGPPRQIVAVIGPEGGLTPDERNLLHCWEAKAISFSPFVLRIETAAVACASRLVGQRRRKEF